One window from the genome of Rariglobus hedericola encodes:
- a CDS encoding substrate-binding domain-containing protein, whose product MKLPQFKHKQIEIEIRQLAQTLPVGARLPAERSMAASYGCNFLTVRRALKELVDDGTVVRRIGSGTFVSKHASDPRSVRSGTDRIGVLVSQGGNAYAYRVLQAMAHAGLELKVELRSSWVRDFCDDGLAQAKTLQQEGCVAISLPWFPHDRIDEVRTFVRNCPLPVSLPLVIPGLEKNSFEQQEVFGGSLQVASEAVCGYFHALGHRRIALLGPDSAGDVVLQKVLSAYACYTSRENLPNFCGLVRPGAAAMDQLADRWKDFRGDLAVICYDDEHALRFMTAMHKIGLSAPADFQIVGYNDTEASEFSDPPLSTIRQNFDYIGHWLIRSALGLARGVVDQSTKLPRPQMLVRSSCGGQARIDESFRAKLSHLDIIMASEDAAVKPTASAALQPV is encoded by the coding sequence GTGAAACTTCCTCAATTTAAGCATAAGCAGATCGAAATCGAAATCCGCCAGCTGGCTCAGACGCTGCCGGTGGGGGCGCGTTTGCCGGCCGAGCGCAGTATGGCGGCGTCTTACGGGTGCAATTTTTTGACGGTGCGTCGTGCCCTGAAAGAACTGGTGGATGACGGCACGGTGGTGCGGCGGATCGGCAGCGGGACGTTTGTCTCCAAGCATGCGAGTGACCCGCGTTCAGTGCGTTCGGGCACGGATCGCATCGGGGTGCTCGTTTCGCAGGGCGGCAATGCCTACGCCTACCGCGTGTTGCAGGCCATGGCTCATGCGGGGCTGGAGCTCAAGGTGGAGCTGCGGTCGAGCTGGGTTCGTGATTTTTGTGATGATGGTCTCGCCCAGGCGAAGACGCTTCAACAGGAGGGCTGCGTGGCCATTTCGCTGCCTTGGTTTCCGCACGACCGGATCGACGAGGTGCGGACGTTTGTGCGCAATTGTCCGCTGCCGGTGAGTCTGCCGTTGGTGATTCCGGGCTTGGAGAAAAACAGCTTCGAGCAGCAGGAGGTGTTCGGCGGAAGTCTGCAGGTCGCTTCAGAGGCGGTGTGCGGCTATTTCCACGCGTTGGGGCATCGGCGGATCGCGTTGCTGGGGCCTGACTCGGCGGGCGATGTGGTGCTGCAAAAAGTGTTGAGCGCGTATGCCTGCTACACGTCGCGGGAAAACCTGCCCAACTTCTGCGGGTTGGTGCGACCCGGCGCGGCGGCGATGGATCAGCTGGCGGATCGCTGGAAGGATTTTCGCGGCGATCTCGCGGTGATCTGTTACGACGACGAACACGCGCTGCGTTTCATGACGGCGATGCACAAGATCGGCCTGAGTGCGCCGGCGGATTTTCAGATCGTCGGTTACAACGATACCGAAGCCAGCGAGTTCAGTGATCCGCCGTTGAGCACGATCCGGCAGAATTTCGATTACATCGGGCACTGGTTGATCCGGAGCGCACTCGGCCTGGCGCGTGGAGTCGTGGACCAGTCGACCAAGTTGCCGCGACCGCAGATGCTGGTGCGCTCAAGTTGCGGTGGTCAGGCGCGTATCGATGAGTCGTTTCGCGCGAAGCTCTCGCATCTGGATATTATCATGGCCAGCGAGGATGCTGCTGTGAAGCCAACGGCCTCGGCTGCGTTGCAACCGGTCTAA
- a CDS encoding GntR family transcriptional regulator — translation MARPDTQTRLAVELIRKRLQHGDHASGGLPGERQLATELGLSRPTVRKALAQLTGEGLLSRGVTGRVQVAEGADGPARRPLIAFLHTGNLRGENALWRDGVYAAAEKRGAVARSFSYEHYSDGVFSKALDGFDGVFLLQFTDEKISPQLLKRIQSARARVVVLDQDETALGLRSVIVFPFSAGDKLLGHLRSLGHRRIDCLNIHPHNPVIEARIAGWRAFIEKHGLTGELMSAPVDGSLQAAYKLMSARLKAGKPVAPAVYGVTVHAAIGAMRALHEHGLRIGRDVSVCAVNDEGLGPYLVPSLTSLQTPPRDRYLLKAVDWMTGRCEWKKPSLVQPKDAPLFVGESTARAPK, via the coding sequence ATGGCCCGTCCCGACACCCAGACACGTCTCGCCGTCGAGCTGATCCGCAAGCGGCTTCAGCACGGCGATCACGCATCGGGCGGCCTGCCCGGCGAACGCCAGCTTGCGACCGAACTGGGGCTCAGCCGGCCCACCGTGCGCAAAGCCCTCGCGCAACTCACCGGGGAGGGATTGCTCTCGCGCGGAGTGACCGGCCGCGTGCAAGTCGCCGAAGGTGCGGACGGCCCCGCGCGGCGTCCGTTGATCGCTTTTCTTCACACGGGAAACCTCCGCGGTGAAAATGCGTTGTGGCGCGATGGCGTGTATGCCGCCGCCGAGAAACGCGGGGCCGTGGCCCGGTCCTTCAGTTACGAGCACTACAGCGATGGGGTTTTTAGCAAGGCGCTCGACGGATTCGACGGCGTGTTTCTCCTCCAATTTACCGACGAGAAAATTTCTCCTCAGCTCCTGAAGCGCATTCAGTCGGCCCGCGCCCGGGTGGTGGTGCTCGACCAGGATGAGACGGCTCTCGGGCTGCGCTCCGTCATCGTTTTTCCCTTCAGTGCGGGCGACAAGTTGCTCGGGCATCTTCGCTCGCTCGGCCACCGGCGCATCGACTGCCTCAATATCCATCCGCACAACCCGGTGATCGAGGCGCGCATCGCCGGCTGGCGTGCGTTCATCGAGAAACACGGGCTCACGGGCGAACTGATGAGCGCACCGGTGGATGGTTCTCTGCAGGCCGCTTATAAGCTGATGTCCGCCCGTCTGAAGGCCGGCAAGCCGGTCGCACCCGCCGTGTATGGCGTCACGGTGCACGCGGCCATAGGTGCGATGCGGGCCTTGCACGAGCACGGTCTGCGCATCGGCCGCGACGTGTCGGTGTGCGCGGTCAACGACGAGGGGCTCGGGCCGTATCTCGTGCCCTCGCTGACCTCGTTGCAGACGCCGCCCCGCGACCGTTACCTGCTCAAAGCCGTCGACTGGATGACCGGTCGCTGCGAATGGAAAAAGCCTTCTCTCGTGCAGCCCAAGGATGCGCCGCTGTTTGTGGGCGAGTCCACCGCACGGGCGCCGAAATAA
- a CDS encoding beta strand repeat-containing protein: MNTPRPSKLPRPLAFALGLAASLCPSLVFSQATGFNKTAGGTYDYNDTANWVGGTINGVWDSSLTLTGAQTIQFSADTILSTGLDFEAFGSQNIVVQGTGGARTITLGGDITSNVSVNKAVTIGSGITANNLNINLGGVTRTFTAGSSKSLTLVNVISNGGIIANGGTINFNGINTYSGTTTLNSGVLNMNSGTASSALSDFIVDGGASLFFKSDTNGNTGTTRTKSVTMNGSGSSNGALFTTTGNSTANSSDVITNALTASQGYATIGVSANALKNARLSAGSFSRESGSSILFRGSSLGVNTLASLSAGAANISFTSAPTLVGSGTTNQTTIGIIAGAYGDSTSGGDGKAGGLVTYDSTYGVRLLNTSTEYTAAITSGQTQADNVLYQRASGGASQDINLTHTVTTINSLSLKITGAGTNSGVTISGDAGTTLKINSGAIFASQQVTAANATDAMTLSVPTIDLNGHEGVIQVFTNGVSNGNTVAPLTISSVITNDGGNGVTFGGTGQTILTGSAASTYTGATTLNSGILRLNKSVLNIGLTTDLVMNGGLLLKNTNAIADTASVTINGGTFTFDSTTSSGNNGHQETINNFTMNGGAVSNHGTGASFTINGDATLNAGNLIMNQGGDITVAGITTLNGGLLTAKDSTSTTVFNGLTSLNTVHITNTASGAYTAIALTSNATNKGAQLTLNGDITFTGNGTNTNTVKIASTDSALANQGVFRLEGTRTFTIGNGAAANDLTFETALVDGTTSGGLIKTGTGTLALSGANTYSGSTAVNAGGLTLSQTGSLTFFIGANGVNNAVTGTGTATFEGSFNFDLTGAAAIDGNSWLIVNTATLSESFTGTFVVNGFTKTANTWTLGNYSFNEATGLLSYSAVPEPASFAFLAGAGALIACLRRRKRAA, from the coding sequence ATGAATACCCCACGTCCGTCCAAACTCCCCCGCCCGCTCGCTTTCGCACTCGGTCTCGCCGCCTCGCTCTGCCCCTCCTTGGTTTTCAGCCAAGCCACCGGCTTCAACAAGACCGCCGGCGGCACCTACGATTACAACGACACCGCCAACTGGGTAGGAGGCACAATCAACGGCGTTTGGGATTCGTCCCTAACGCTGACCGGCGCTCAAACAATCCAGTTTAGCGCCGATACAATACTATCCACTGGATTGGATTTTGAAGCTTTTGGATCACAAAACATTGTAGTCCAGGGAACCGGCGGCGCCAGAACGATCACCCTCGGGGGCGACATCACCAGCAACGTGTCCGTCAACAAAGCAGTGACCATTGGATCAGGCATCACAGCCAACAATCTTAATATCAATCTCGGCGGCGTCACCCGCACTTTTACCGCCGGCAGCAGCAAGAGCCTTACCTTGGTTAATGTCATTTCCAACGGTGGAATCATCGCGAATGGCGGCACGATTAATTTCAACGGAATCAATACCTACAGCGGCACCACCACATTGAATTCTGGCGTGCTCAACATGAATTCAGGGACGGCCAGTTCTGCCTTGTCGGACTTCATTGTTGATGGAGGAGCCTCGCTTTTTTTCAAAAGCGATACGAACGGCAATACAGGAACCACGCGCACAAAGAGCGTGACGATGAATGGCTCAGGCAGCTCAAACGGAGCCCTCTTCACTACGACCGGCAACAGCACAGCCAACTCAAGCGACGTCATCACCAATGCCCTGACAGCATCTCAAGGCTATGCTACCATTGGAGTAAGCGCCAATGCCTTAAAAAACGCACGGCTCTCGGCCGGCAGTTTTTCTCGTGAGAGTGGAAGCTCGATTTTGTTTCGTGGCTCGAGTCTCGGCGTAAACACGCTCGCATCGCTGAGTGCCGGCGCCGCCAACATCAGTTTCACCAGCGCACCGACTCTTGTCGGGAGCGGGACGACGAACCAGACGACGATCGGCATTATCGCTGGAGCCTATGGTGACTCAACCTCGGGCGGCGACGGTAAGGCGGGTGGCTTGGTTACCTATGACTCCACATACGGCGTGCGCCTGCTAAACACCTCCACTGAATATACCGCAGCCATCACCAGCGGCCAGACCCAAGCCGACAACGTTCTCTACCAGCGTGCCTCGGGCGGTGCTTCCCAAGACATCAACCTCACGCACACGGTCACGACCATCAACTCGCTGTCGCTTAAGATCACCGGCGCAGGCACCAACTCAGGCGTCACGATCAGCGGAGACGCCGGCACCACTTTAAAAATCAACAGCGGAGCGATTTTCGCGAGCCAACAGGTCACCGCGGCTAATGCGACGGACGCCATGACGCTTTCCGTTCCCACGATAGACTTGAACGGCCACGAGGGCGTGATTCAGGTTTTCACCAACGGCGTCAGCAACGGCAATACTGTCGCACCGCTAACCATCAGCAGTGTGATTACTAACGACGGCGGCAACGGCGTTACATTCGGAGGCACAGGCCAAACCATTCTCACGGGCAGCGCGGCAAGCACCTACACCGGTGCTACGACGCTCAACAGCGGTATTCTACGGCTTAATAAATCCGTCCTCAACATCGGGCTTACGACCGACTTGGTGATGAACGGCGGCCTTCTGCTCAAAAACACCAACGCGATCGCAGATACCGCCAGTGTAACCATCAACGGCGGCACCTTCACCTTCGACAGCACCACCAGCAGCGGCAACAACGGCCATCAGGAGACCATCAATAATTTCACGATGAATGGCGGTGCGGTCAGCAACCATGGCACCGGCGCATCATTCACGATTAACGGCGATGCAACGCTCAATGCCGGCAACCTGATCATGAACCAAGGCGGCGATATAACAGTTGCCGGAATTACGACGCTAAATGGCGGACTTTTGACGGCTAAAGACTCCACCAGCACTACGGTATTCAACGGATTAACGTCTCTTAACACTGTGCATATCACGAACACGGCGAGCGGAGCCTACACCGCGATAGCATTGACCAGCAACGCCACCAACAAGGGCGCGCAACTTACTCTCAACGGAGACATTACCTTCACAGGAAACGGCACCAATACCAACACCGTCAAGATTGCCTCCACGGACTCTGCATTGGCGAATCAAGGCGTTTTTCGCCTAGAAGGCACACGCACATTTACCATTGGCAACGGCGCAGCGGCGAACGATCTCACCTTCGAAACCGCGCTTGTTGACGGCACCACCAGCGGCGGTCTTATCAAAACCGGCACAGGCACCCTCGCGCTCTCCGGTGCCAACACCTACTCGGGCAGCACCGCTGTCAACGCCGGCGGCCTCACCCTCTCGCAAACCGGATCCCTCACGTTCTTCATCGGCGCCAATGGCGTGAACAACGCTGTCACCGGCACGGGCACCGCCACCTTCGAAGGCTCCTTTAACTTCGACCTCACCGGCGCCGCCGCGATCGATGGCAACAGCTGGCTGATCGTCAACACAGCCACCCTTTCCGAAAGTTTCACCGGCACCTTCGTCGTAAACGGTTTCACCAAAACCGCCAACACCTGGACCCTCGGCAACTACTCCTTCAACGAGGCGACGGGCCTCCTGAGTTACTCGGCTGTTCCCGAGCCCGCCTCCTTCGCATTTCTCGCCGGCGCGGGCGCTCTGATCGCCTGCCTCCGTCGCCGCAAACGCGCAGCCTGA
- a CDS encoding alpha-mannosidase translates to MLPRTFLTQLIPARIAEAMRRAQRLIWSPLPGECLVEQTASSLVFKTVKEVAADDFKPVPAAPFNWGPKYAQSWFRVTLPEAVGPETRYFRWEDQAEATAYIDGVPYAGLDLAHEQFPLPAGVRELVIESVCIRSGIWLSGEVARLEETGSLYLPPKFVTRNDTAWSVYHDLKVLLELIEAEYRDGQPVQPGASKGLTDPVRYSPQAFRVSPLFRRLCDRLDRAIDVFDRDGMEAFAKELKKVYADFPASPDAIKAVLTGHAHIDLVWLWPERVGEFKAVHSWSTQTRLLREYPEFKFGYSQPASYEAVGRSSPELLKKVQGLIGEKKWDAIGAAYVEGDTQVPCGEAILRCLRIGQEEFKALRGSPSDVFWLPDVFGYSGCMPQLLAGVGVKGFFTSKLSWSTVNRFPHSSFRWQGPDGAEINAHVVLIHDYNENVDVKRIREDVLHHQQSAVHPEFLQPTGYGDGGGGPTEEMLERARRVSNLAGMPRVEWGNIEPFFERLAEVKNDLPVVTGELMLELHRGVFTTHGSLKSAFRALERALQVLEAVHVVRGLGPIDRHYWKRASFSHFHDYIPGSSIWEVYAEAIPELQMLAAKALAEADVALGAGNNKGWFNPLPLPRTWIDGKLCYQLGPLSGGPTSVLAIKNVIAPKATATSIESEHVRAAFNAEGSLIGLTVEGHEVAVTGHKLCAYPDQPASFEAWDVDRGNMVSGHEARLAGKPVVTNDGLVASVAFSYDIAHASHITVVYSLRAGETALRVRYDVDWCDPLHWLKGIFATDYRGREARYGAPFGSVLRGQWSGYAREEAQWEVPGSRWMAVCDDAQSEGLSIITEAKYGFTTRDGTVGVSLLRSALVTEANDHPKIRPTPDRPVHSDLGKHTIELALSRYASDIPVHAQPAALADTLFTACVPYAGEAVSAGLERVGGVSSAVPAWAEPVDGGWVLRLHETLGRRGKVTVGVADEAKATAVDFLGQPLANAKSAGGEFALPITPYQVRSVKFTR, encoded by the coding sequence ATGCTTCCCCGCACGTTTCTCACCCAGCTCATTCCCGCCCGTATCGCCGAGGCCATGCGCCGCGCGCAAAGACTCATCTGGAGTCCGCTCCCCGGTGAATGCCTCGTCGAGCAGACGGCGTCGTCGCTGGTCTTCAAGACCGTGAAGGAAGTCGCCGCGGATGATTTCAAGCCGGTGCCGGCGGCGCCGTTCAACTGGGGGCCCAAGTATGCGCAGAGTTGGTTTCGCGTGACGTTGCCCGAGGCGGTCGGTCCGGAAACCCGCTATTTTCGCTGGGAGGACCAGGCCGAGGCCACCGCTTATATCGATGGTGTTCCGTATGCGGGCCTCGATCTCGCGCATGAGCAGTTCCCTCTGCCGGCCGGCGTGCGCGAGCTGGTGATCGAATCGGTGTGCATCCGCTCGGGCATCTGGTTGTCCGGCGAGGTGGCACGCCTTGAAGAGACCGGCAGTCTTTATCTGCCGCCGAAGTTTGTTACACGCAACGACACGGCGTGGAGTGTTTATCATGATCTCAAGGTTTTGCTGGAGCTGATCGAAGCCGAGTATCGGGACGGCCAGCCGGTGCAGCCCGGCGCTTCCAAGGGATTGACGGATCCGGTGCGCTACAGCCCGCAGGCATTCCGCGTGAGCCCGCTTTTCCGCCGTCTGTGCGATCGTCTGGATCGCGCGATCGATGTGTTTGACCGCGATGGAATGGAGGCCTTCGCGAAAGAACTCAAAAAGGTGTATGCCGATTTTCCCGCATCGCCGGATGCGATCAAGGCCGTGCTCACGGGGCATGCGCACATCGACCTCGTGTGGCTCTGGCCCGAGCGCGTGGGCGAGTTCAAGGCGGTGCACTCATGGTCCACGCAGACGCGTCTGCTCAGGGAATACCCCGAGTTCAAATTCGGTTATTCGCAGCCGGCGAGTTACGAGGCGGTCGGTCGTAGTTCGCCCGAGCTGCTGAAAAAAGTGCAGGGTCTCATCGGCGAGAAAAAATGGGACGCGATCGGCGCGGCCTACGTCGAAGGCGACACCCAGGTGCCCTGCGGGGAGGCGATCCTGCGCTGCCTGCGCATCGGCCAGGAAGAGTTCAAGGCGTTGCGCGGTTCACCCAGCGACGTGTTCTGGTTGCCCGACGTGTTCGGCTACAGCGGCTGCATGCCGCAACTGCTCGCGGGTGTGGGCGTGAAGGGGTTTTTCACGAGCAAGCTCTCGTGGAGCACCGTCAATCGTTTCCCTCATTCGAGCTTTCGCTGGCAGGGGCCGGACGGTGCGGAGATCAACGCGCACGTCGTGCTCATTCACGACTACAACGAAAACGTGGATGTGAAACGCATCCGCGAAGACGTGCTCCATCACCAGCAGTCAGCCGTGCATCCGGAGTTCCTCCAGCCGACCGGTTACGGTGACGGCGGTGGCGGACCAACCGAGGAGATGCTCGAGCGGGCGCGCCGGGTTTCGAATCTCGCCGGCATGCCGCGCGTGGAGTGGGGCAACATCGAGCCCTTCTTCGAGCGCCTTGCCGAGGTGAAGAACGATCTGCCGGTCGTTACGGGCGAACTGATGCTGGAATTGCATCGCGGTGTGTTCACCACGCATGGCTCGCTCAAGTCGGCGTTCCGTGCGCTGGAGCGTGCCTTGCAAGTGCTCGAAGCGGTGCACGTGGTGCGCGGCCTCGGTCCGATCGACCGTCACTACTGGAAGCGCGCGAGCTTTTCGCATTTTCATGATTACATCCCCGGCAGCTCCATCTGGGAGGTATATGCCGAGGCGATTCCCGAGCTGCAGATGCTCGCCGCGAAGGCGCTCGCCGAAGCGGACGTGGCGCTGGGAGCCGGCAATAACAAGGGATGGTTCAACCCGTTGCCGCTGCCGCGCACGTGGATTGACGGTAAATTGTGCTATCAACTCGGTCCGCTCAGCGGCGGTCCCACGTCGGTGCTGGCCATCAAGAACGTGATTGCACCGAAGGCGACCGCGACCTCGATCGAGAGCGAGCATGTGCGCGCGGCGTTCAACGCCGAAGGCTCGCTCATCGGCCTCACGGTCGAGGGCCATGAAGTCGCCGTGACGGGCCACAAGCTCTGTGCGTATCCGGATCAACCCGCGTCGTTCGAAGCGTGGGATGTGGATCGCGGCAATATGGTCAGCGGTCACGAAGCACGCCTTGCCGGAAAGCCAGTGGTGACCAATGACGGCCTCGTCGCATCCGTCGCGTTCTCCTATGATATCGCACATGCGAGCCATATCACCGTGGTGTATTCGCTGCGTGCGGGTGAGACGGCGCTGCGAGTGCGCTACGACGTCGACTGGTGCGATCCGTTGCACTGGTTGAAAGGTATCTTCGCGACGGATTATCGTGGTCGCGAAGCGCGTTATGGCGCCCCGTTTGGCAGTGTGTTACGTGGACAGTGGTCGGGTTATGCGCGCGAAGAGGCGCAGTGGGAAGTTCCCGGCAGCCGCTGGATGGCGGTGTGCGACGACGCGCAAAGCGAAGGTCTCTCGATCATCACCGAGGCGAAGTATGGTTTCACCACGCGCGACGGCACGGTGGGCGTGAGCTTGCTCCGCAGCGCGCTCGTCACGGAGGCCAACGATCACCCGAAGATCAGGCCGACCCCGGATCGTCCGGTGCATTCAGACTTGGGCAAGCACACGATCGAACTGGCGCTGTCGCGTTATGCATCGGACATCCCGGTGCACGCGCAGCCGGCGGCGCTGGCCGATACGTTGTTCACCGCGTGCGTTCCTTACGCCGGCGAAGCGGTTTCCGCAGGGCTGGAACGCGTGGGAGGCGTTTCATCGGCGGTGCCGGCCTGGGCTGAACCGGTCGATGGCGGCTGGGTGCTGCGTCTGCACGAGACACTCGGACGTCGCGGTAAAGTGACCGTCGGCGTAGCCGACGAGGCGAAGGCCACGGCGGTGGATTTCCTGGGCCAACCTTTGGCGAATGCGAAGTCCGCCGGTGGTGAATTTGCGCTGCCGATCACGCCCTATCAGGTGCGCTCGGTGAAGTTCACGCGCTGA
- a CDS encoding DUF1559 domain-containing protein, with protein MNTPVASLAPSRRRSAKSSRSSAFTLIELLTVIAIIGVLAAILIPVVGKVRDNAKSSQCITNLRQNGVAIQNYAADNKGVLPAAGFFISGSSNRIYSLSPYVTADTRHLLNSILPYITVTKSKSWDTQTLVGQSYAPTFDCPAFKGNAGESSYQADRYVAVSDGTEIQPWGWHYKAGSVFITNPKPLKTTLLPADKVAIRDRSLGITEPNHSGYQNALYFDWHVGRVATNN; from the coding sequence ATGAATACCCCCGTCGCATCGCTTGCCCCGTCCCGTCGCCGTTCTGCGAAATCATCGCGTTCGAGTGCGTTCACCTTGATCGAACTGCTTACGGTCATCGCCATCATCGGCGTATTGGCGGCAATCCTCATTCCCGTCGTTGGCAAAGTTCGCGATAACGCGAAGTCATCTCAATGCATCACCAATCTCCGCCAAAACGGCGTGGCGATTCAGAACTACGCAGCCGACAACAAAGGGGTCCTACCGGCTGCCGGTTTTTTTATTTCGGGCAGTAGCAATCGAATCTACAGCCTCTCTCCCTACGTCACCGCAGACACTCGCCATCTGCTGAATTCCATACTCCCTTACATAACCGTCACCAAATCGAAATCCTGGGACACCCAAACACTCGTCGGTCAAAGCTACGCTCCGACTTTTGACTGTCCGGCGTTTAAAGGAAACGCCGGAGAAAGCTCCTATCAAGCTGACCGATATGTTGCGGTTTCTGACGGGACCGAAATCCAACCCTGGGGTTGGCACTATAAAGCTGGCAGCGTGTTTATTACTAATCCCAAGCCACTGAAGACCACTCTTCTTCCAGCCGACAAAGTGGCCATCCGCGACCGTAGCCTCGGCATCACAGAACCCAACCACTCGGGCTATCAAAACGCCCTTTACTTCGACTGGCACGTCGGCCGCGTCGCCACGAACAACTGA
- a CDS encoding alpha/beta hydrolase translates to MATPKNGRFVLMALLCLVPFACSIAAELPDPLALPDGRRIETAQQWEAGRRAEVLELFRDQVYGRNPVQRPKDLRFEPLEEETAVLDGTAVRRRVKIAYSGRGGESGFKLTVYYPTNGAIKGCVVLIVNRSPRIIDRAEEDPAEFWPVRDLIARGYATAAFHNGEVAVDRKDDGFKSGVFGVFGPAGKPRAGDEWGAIGAWAWGASRAIDYLETQPRLKGVAFAVAGHSRGGKTALWCGAQDARVALAISNDSGTTGAALARTSQCETVKKINATFPHWFAVNYHAYDDREAALPVDQHELIGLIAPRLAYVASAREDSIADPKAEFQSCVEAAPVYALYGLKGVGAAPFPEVGESRHEGAIGYHVRAGGHDLKGEDWARFMDYADVHLPRR, encoded by the coding sequence ATGGCTACCCCTAAAAACGGCCGGTTTGTGTTAATGGCTTTGCTTTGTCTGGTCCCGTTCGCGTGCTCGATCGCGGCAGAGCTGCCCGATCCCCTGGCTTTGCCCGATGGCCGGCGGATTGAAACCGCGCAACAATGGGAGGCAGGTCGTCGTGCCGAGGTGCTGGAGTTGTTTCGCGACCAGGTTTACGGACGGAATCCGGTGCAGCGGCCCAAGGATCTGCGGTTTGAACCACTGGAGGAAGAAACGGCCGTGCTCGATGGCACGGCCGTGCGGCGGAGGGTGAAGATCGCTTACTCGGGGCGAGGCGGGGAGAGCGGTTTCAAGTTAACCGTTTATTATCCGACGAACGGGGCGATCAAAGGCTGCGTCGTGCTGATTGTAAACCGTTCGCCACGTATCATCGACCGTGCGGAGGAAGACCCCGCGGAATTCTGGCCGGTGCGGGATTTGATCGCGCGCGGTTATGCGACGGCGGCGTTCCACAATGGCGAGGTGGCGGTTGATCGCAAAGACGATGGTTTCAAAAGCGGTGTGTTTGGCGTTTTCGGTCCGGCGGGTAAACCGCGCGCGGGAGACGAGTGGGGAGCAATCGGCGCCTGGGCGTGGGGCGCAAGTCGTGCGATCGATTATTTGGAGACGCAGCCAAGGCTGAAGGGCGTGGCCTTTGCGGTAGCCGGGCATTCGCGCGGAGGGAAAACCGCGTTGTGGTGTGGCGCGCAGGATGCACGCGTGGCGCTGGCCATCAGCAATGATTCGGGGACCACGGGAGCGGCGCTGGCACGGACGAGCCAGTGCGAGACAGTGAAGAAGATTAACGCGACTTTCCCGCACTGGTTCGCGGTGAATTATCACGCTTATGATGATCGGGAGGCCGCGTTGCCGGTTGATCAACATGAACTGATTGGCCTGATCGCACCGCGGCTGGCCTATGTGGCGAGCGCACGCGAAGACAGTATTGCCGATCCCAAGGCAGAGTTTCAGTCCTGCGTGGAGGCGGCGCCGGTCTATGCTCTTTACGGGTTGAAAGGTGTGGGCGCCGCACCGTTTCCGGAGGTCGGCGAGTCACGGCATGAAGGCGCGATCGGCTATCATGTGCGTGCGGGCGGCCACGATTTGAAGGGCGAGGACTGGGCGCGTTTCATGGACTACGCCGACGTGCATCTGCCCCGGCGTTGA